One part of the Fusobacterium pseudoperiodonticum genome encodes these proteins:
- a CDS encoding coproporphyrinogen III oxidase, with the protein MLVYSFETSEKEKVYLSAGVIDTIFDSLKFLKTSDKLKIKKNKGLFYKGSTYIEKENISKLKKIVSSWKGLFSEATQNFVLIGFFNKKIDGYERRNCNKEEVIESLEKLVVLCEKAEKENKIIRCRKLTVKLADNREER; encoded by the coding sequence ATGTTAGTTTATAGTTTTGAAACGTCAGAAAAAGAAAAAGTTTATTTAAGTGCAGGAGTAATTGATACTATATTTGATAGTTTAAAGTTTTTAAAAACATCAGATAAGCTAAAAATAAAGAAAAACAAAGGTTTATTTTATAAAGGAAGTACATATATTGAAAAAGAAAATATATCAAAATTAAAAAAGATAGTTTCCTCTTGGAAAGGATTATTTAGTGAAGCTACTCAAAATTTTGTATTGATAGGCTTTTTTAATAAAAAAATAGATGGTTATGAAAGACGGAATTGTAATAAAGAAGAAGTAATAGAAAGTCTAGAAAAATTAGTTGTTTTATGTGAAAAAGCGGAAAAAGAAAATAAGATAATAAGATGTAGAAAGCTAACTGTTAAATTAGCTGATAATAGAGAGGAAAGATAA
- a CDS encoding coproporphyrinogen III oxidase, giving the protein MLKHDFGIVGEKKEFFLEDNLILYMIDSFEWIKTLSELENNKEKYGLNYHGITYFKGESITKLKNIILHWINIFSLGEDVIELRGMYYINIGKHSYNKYKKKYLIESLKKLVVLCEKAEKENKIIEHWGI; this is encoded by the coding sequence ATGTTGAAACATGATTTTGGAATAGTTGGAGAAAAAAAAGAATTTTTTTTGGAAGATAATCTAATTTTATATATGATAGACAGTTTTGAATGGATAAAGACTTTATCAGAATTAGAAAACAATAAAGAAAAATATGGATTGAACTATCATGGAATAACTTATTTTAAGGGAGAAAGTATAACTAAACTAAAAAATATTATTCTTCATTGGATAAACATATTTAGTTTAGGAGAAGATGTAATTGAATTAAGGGGAATGTATTATATAAATATTGGAAAACATTCTTATAATAAATATAAGAAAAAATACTTAATAGAAAGTTTGAAAAAATTAGTTGTTTTATGTGAAAAAGCAGAAAAAGAAAATAAAATAATTGAGCATTGGGGAATATGA
- a CDS encoding barstar family protein: MKCIRNICLYLKKYISDKQFERIFYQDIDDFKSILEENIYWKILFSNFNKKEDIISMNTDLYDYVEKNYKSVYNEISDAYIEKLIETNEKNEIIDILKKKYKQKEEVFISCCMIDTKLELIYTIKKALNYPKHCANNWDAIEDFIYDVVLPKKIVLQNWDSIKEKLPQDTIILKKILNKINSKYSTVLYE, encoded by the coding sequence ATGAAATGTATTAGAAATATTTGTCTCTACCTAAAAAAATATATTTCAGACAAACAATTTGAAAGAATTTTTTATCAAGATATAGATGATTTTAAGAGTATCTTAGAAGAAAATATATATTGGAAGATTTTATTTTCAAACTTTAATAAAAAAGAAGATATAATTAGTATGAATACAGATTTATATGATTATGTAGAAAAAAATTATAAATCAGTATACAATGAAATAAGCGATGCATATATAGAAAAATTGATTGAAACTAATGAGAAAAATGAGATTATAGATATTTTGAAAAAGAAATATAAACAAAAAGAAGAAGTTTTTATAAGTTGTTGTATGATTGACACTAAGTTAGAATTAATTTACACAATAAAAAAAGCTTTAAATTATCCAAAACATTGTGCTAATAATTGGGATGCAATTGAAGATTTTATCTATGATGTTGTTCTTCCTAAAAAAATTGTTTTACAAAATTGGGATAGTATAAAAGAAAAATTACCTCAAGATACAATAATTTTAAAAAAAATTTTAAATAAGATAAATTCAAAATACAGTACAGTTTTATATGAGTAA
- a CDS encoding AraC family transcriptional regulator: MKRVMYKKVINENKENRTEFLLINFDYEDGNDYLAKIFNKEFNMKVEKKKDYIWFSIIKLCKKNTCYELLWHEDIGNIIYSLEQDEDTVNELELRLQKVLDVVNIKILESN; this comes from the coding sequence ATGAAAAGGGTAATGTATAAAAAAGTAATAAATGAGAATAAAGAAAATAGGACAGAATTTTTGCTTATTAATTTTGATTACGAAGATGGGAATGATTATTTAGCAAAGATATTTAATAAAGAATTTAACATGAAAGTAGAAAAAAAGAAAGATTATATTTGGTTTAGTATCATTAAATTATGTAAAAAAAACACTTGTTATGAATTATTGTGGCATGAAGATATAGGAAATATAATTTATTCACTTGAACAAGATGAAGACACAGTTAATGAACTTGAATTAAGGTTACAGAAAGTTCTAGATGTAGTGAATATCAAAATACTAGAAAGTAATTAA
- the tnpB gene encoding IS200/IS605 family element RNA-guided endonuclease TnpB codes for MKINKKAYKFRIYPTLEQIIFFSKNFGCVRKVHNLMLDDRKKGYEEYKSTGIKTKYPTPAKYKEEYPYLKEVDSLALANAQLNLEKAFKNFLKNKDFGFPKYKCKSNPVQSYTTNNQNTIYIKDRYIKFPKLKSLVKIKLHREIKGVIKSVTISKNSLDHYFVSILCEEEIEELAKTNKNIGIDLGIKEFATMSDCTKVENLKLSKEYEKKLKREQRKLSRRCKLAKDSDKKLSDSKNYQKQKKKVAKIHNKIRNKRKDFVNKLSTKIINNHDIICIENLNIKGMLKNHKLAKSISDVSWSEFVRQLEYKANWYERKIIKVPTFYPSSKTCSSCGSIKETLTLSERIYHCECCGLEIDRDYNASINILRKGLEILKEEKVS; via the coding sequence ATGAAGATAAATAAAAAAGCATATAAATTCAGAATATATCCTACCTTAGAACAAATAATCTTTTTCTCAAAAAACTTTGGTTGTGTCAGAAAAGTTCATAACCTTATGTTAGATGATAGAAAGAAAGGTTATGAAGAATATAAATCAACAGGAATTAAAACTAAATACCCTACTCCTGCTAAATATAAAGAAGAATATCCATATTTAAAAGAAGTTGATAGCTTAGCTCTTGCTAATGCACAGTTAAATTTAGAAAAGGCTTTTAAGAATTTTCTTAAAAATAAAGATTTTGGTTTTCCGAAATATAAGTGTAAATCCAATCCAGTCCAAAGCTATACTACAAATAATCAGAACACAATATATATTAAAGATAGATACATAAAATTTCCTAAATTAAAATCGCTAGTCAAAATTAAATTACATAGAGAAATAAAAGGTGTAATTAAATCAGTAACAATAAGTAAAAATAGTCTTGATCATTATTTTGTTTCAATATTATGTGAAGAAGAAATCGAAGAATTAGCAAAAACTAATAAAAATATTGGAATAGATTTAGGAATAAAAGAATTTGCAACAATGAGTGATTGTACAAAAGTAGAAAATTTAAAGCTATCAAAAGAATATGAGAAAAAACTGAAAAGAGAACAAAGAAAACTATCAAGGAGATGTAAACTTGCTAAAGATAGCGATAAAAAACTATCAGATAGTAAGAATTATCAAAAGCAAAAGAAAAAAGTAGCAAAAATACATAATAAAATTAGAAATAAAAGAAAAGACTTTGTAAATAAGTTGAGTACAAAAATTATCAATAACCACGATATAATCTGTATAGAAAACTTAAATATAAAAGGAATGTTAAAAAATCACAAATTAGCAAAAAGTATATCAGATGTAAGTTGGAGTGAATTTGTAAGACAACTAGAATATAAAGCAAACTGGTATGAAAGAAAGATTATAAAAGTACCTACATTTTATCCAAGTAGTAAGACTTGTTCTAGTTGTGGTAGTATAAAAGAAACTCTAACATTATCAGAAAGAATATATCATTGTGAATGTTGTGGACTAGAAATAGATAGAGATTACAATGCAAGTATAAATATATTAAGAAAAGGTTTAGAAATATTAAAAGAAGAAAAAGTAAGTTAG
- a CDS encoding endonuclease MutS2 yields the protein MNKHSFNVLEFDKLKELILENIVIDDNREVIENLEPYKDLSALNNELKTVKDFMDLLSFDGGFEAVGLRNINGLMDKIKLIGTYLEVEELWDINVNLRTVRVFKARLDELGKYKQLRDTIGNIPNLRMIEDVINKTINPEKEIKDDASLDLRDIRLHKKTLNMNIKRKFEELFDEPSLANAFQERIITERDGRMVTPVKFDFKGLIKGIEHDRSSSGQTVFIEPLSIVSLNNKMRELETKEKEEIRKILLRIAELLRNNRDDILTIGDKAMYLDILNAKSIYAVDNKCEIPTVSNREVLSLEKARHPFIDKDKVVPLTFEIGKDYDILLITGPNTGGKTVALKTAGLLTLMALSGIPIPASENSKIGFFEGVFADIGDEQSIEQSLSSFSAHLKNVKEILAGVTKNSLVLLDELGSGTDPIEGAAFAMAVIDYLNEKKAKSFITTHYSQVKAYGYNEEGIETASMEFNTDTLSPTYRLLVGIPGESNALTIAQRMGLPESIISKARAYISEDNKKVEKMIENIKTKSQELDEMRERFARLQEEARLDRERAKQETLIIEKQKNEIIKAAYEEAEKMMNEMRAKASALVEKIQHEEKNKEDAKQIQKNLNMLSTALREEKNKTVEVVKKIKTKVNFKVGDRVFVKSINQFANILKINTSKESASVQAGILKLEVPFEEIKIVEEKKEKVYNVSTHKKTPVRSEIDLRGKMVDEGIYELETYLDRATLNGYTEVYVIHGKGTGALREGILKYLKTSKYVKEYRIGGHGEGGLGCTVVTLK from the coding sequence ATGAATAAGCATAGTTTTAATGTTTTAGAATTTGATAAATTAAAAGAATTAATTTTAGAAAATATTGTAATTGATGATAATAGGGAAGTTATAGAAAATTTAGAGCCATATAAAGATTTATCAGCACTTAATAATGAATTAAAAACTGTTAAAGATTTTATGGATTTACTTTCTTTTGATGGTGGTTTTGAAGCTGTTGGGCTTAGAAACATCAATGGTCTTATGGATAAAATAAAACTTATAGGGACTTATCTTGAAGTTGAAGAACTTTGGGATATCAATGTGAATTTAAGAACTGTAAGAGTATTTAAGGCTAGATTAGATGAATTAGGAAAATACAAACAACTTAGAGATACAATAGGAAATATTCCTAATTTAAGAATGATAGAAGATGTAATAAATAAAACTATCAATCCTGAAAAAGAAATAAAAGATGATGCCTCTCTTGATTTAAGAGATATCAGACTACATAAAAAAACTTTAAATATGAATATTAAAAGAAAATTTGAAGAACTTTTTGATGAACCATCTTTAGCAAATGCTTTCCAAGAAAGAATAATAACAGAAAGAGATGGAAGAATGGTAACTCCTGTAAAATTTGATTTTAAAGGACTTATCAAAGGTATAGAGCATGATAGAAGCTCAAGTGGACAAACAGTTTTTATTGAGCCACTTTCAATAGTTTCTCTAAACAATAAAATGAGAGAATTAGAAACCAAAGAAAAAGAAGAAATTAGAAAAATATTATTGAGAATAGCAGAACTTTTAAGAAATAATAGAGATGATATATTAACTATTGGAGATAAGGCAATGTATTTAGATATCTTAAATGCAAAATCTATCTATGCAGTTGATAATAAATGTGAAATTCCAACAGTTAGCAATAGAGAAGTTTTATCTTTAGAAAAGGCAAGACATCCTTTTATAGATAAGGATAAGGTTGTTCCTTTAACTTTTGAAATAGGAAAAGATTATGATATCTTACTTATAACAGGACCAAATACAGGGGGAAAAACTGTTGCTTTAAAAACAGCAGGACTTTTAACTTTAATGGCACTTTCAGGTATACCAATTCCTGCCTCAGAAAATTCTAAAATTGGATTTTTTGAAGGTGTTTTTGCAGATATAGGAGATGAACAAAGTATAGAGCAATCCCTATCTTCATTCTCAGCACATTTAAAGAATGTAAAGGAAATCTTAGCAGGAGTTACTAAAAATTCATTGGTATTACTTGACGAATTAGGTTCAGGAACTGACCCAATAGAAGGGGCAGCTTTTGCAATGGCAGTTATAGACTACCTAAATGAAAAGAAGGCTAAATCTTTCATAACTACTCACTATAGCCAAGTAAAAGCCTATGGTTACAATGAAGAAGGAATAGAAACTGCCTCAATGGAATTTAATACAGATACACTTTCTCCAACATATAGACTATTGGTTGGAATACCTGGGGAAAGTAATGCCTTAACTATTGCACAAAGAATGGGCTTACCAGAAAGTATAATTTCTAAGGCAAGAGCATATATAAGTGAAGATAATAAAAAAGTTGAAAAAATGATAGAAAATATCAAGACTAAATCTCAAGAATTAGATGAAATGAGAGAAAGATTTGCAAGATTACAAGAGGAAGCAAGACTTGATAGAGAAAGAGCTAAACAAGAAACTTTAATAATAGAAAAACAAAAGAATGAAATCATTAAGGCTGCTTATGAAGAAGCTGAAAAAATGATGAATGAAATGAGAGCAAAGGCCTCTGCACTTGTTGAAAAAATACAACATGAAGAAAAGAATAAAGAAGATGCAAAACAAATTCAAAAGAACTTAAATATGTTATCTACTGCACTTAGAGAAGAAAAGAATAAGACAGTGGAAGTTGTTAAAAAGATTAAAACTAAGGTTAATTTTAAAGTTGGAGATAGAGTTTTCGTAAAAAGTATCAATCAGTTTGCGAATATTTTAAAGATTAACACATCTAAAGAAAGTGCAAGTGTACAAGCAGGAATCTTAAAATTAGAAGTTCCTTTTGAAGAAATAAAAATAGTAGAAGAGAAAAAAGAAAAAGTATATAATGTAAGTACTCATAAGAAAACTCCTGTAAGAAGTGAAATAGACTTAAGAGGAAAGATGGTAGATGAAGGTATCTATGAGCTAGAAACTTATTTAGATAGAGCTACTTTAAATGGATATACAGAAGTTTATGTAATCCATGGAAAAGGAACAGGAGCTTTAAGAGAAGGAATATTGAAATATTTAAAAACTTCTAAATATGTAAAAGAATACAGAATAGGTGGACATGGCGAGGGAGGACTTGGATGTACAGTGGTGACTCTAAAATAG
- the ispD gene encoding 2-C-methyl-D-erythritol 4-phosphate cytidylyltransferase, with protein sequence MYSGDSKIEKKVTFILAAAGQGKRMNMSLAKQFLEYKGEPLFYSSLKIAFENQYIDDIIIVTNKENIKNIREFCENKKLLSKVKYIVEGGSERQYSIYNAIKKIENTDIVIIQDAARPFLKDKYIEESLKILDNTCDGTIIAVKCKDTIKVIDENGIIVETPNRNNLIAVHTPQTFKFEILKKAHQIAEEKNILATDDASLVENISGRIKFIHGDYDNIKITVQEDLKYLK encoded by the coding sequence ATGTACAGTGGTGACTCTAAAATAGAAAAGAAAGTTACTTTTATTCTTGCAGCAGCAGGACAGGGTAAAAGAATGAATATGAGCCTAGCCAAACAGTTTTTAGAATATAAAGGTGAACCACTTTTTTACTCCTCTTTAAAAATTGCTTTTGAAAATCAGTACATAGATGATATTATTATTGTAACGAATAAAGAAAACATAAAAAATATAAGAGAATTTTGTGAAAACAAAAAGCTATTATCAAAAGTCAAATATATTGTTGAAGGTGGAAGTGAAAGACAATATTCTATTTATAATGCAATAAAAAAGATAGAAAATACAGATATTGTCATAATTCAAGATGCAGCAAGACCATTTTTAAAAGACAAGTATATAGAAGAAAGTTTAAAAATTTTAGATAATACTTGTGATGGAACGATTATTGCTGTAAAATGTAAGGATACGATTAAAGTTATTGATGAAAATGGTATAATAGTAGAAACCCCAAATAGAAATAACTTAATAGCAGTACATACACCACAAACTTTTAAATTTGAAATTTTAAAAAAGGCACATCAAATAGCTGAAGAAAAAAATATCTTGGCTACTGATGATGCAAGTTTAGTAGAAAATATTTCTGGTAGGATAAAATTTATCCATGGAGATTATGATAATATTAAAATTACAGTACAAGAGGATTTAAAATATTTAAAGTAA
- the cysS gene encoding cysteine--tRNA ligase has translation MIKIYNTLTGHLDEFKPIKENEVSMYVCGPTVYNYIHIGNARPAIFFDTVRRYLEYRGYKVTYVQNFTDVDDKMINKANAENVSIKEIAERYIKAYFEDTAQINLKEDGMIRPKATDNIDGMINIIKSLVDKGYAYESNGDVYFEVKKYKEGYGELSKQNIEDLESGARIDVNEIKKDALDFALWKSSKPNEPSWDSPWGKGRPGWHIECSAMSRRYLGDSFDIHGGGLDLIFPHHENEMAQSKCGCGGTFARYWMHNGYININGEKMSKSSGSFVLLRDILKHFEGRVIRLFVLGSHYRKPMEFSDTELNQTKSSLERIENSLKRIKELNRENLDGTNDCQELLATKKEMEAKFIEAMDEDFNTAQALGHVFELVKSVNKALDEENFSKTAIEVLDEVYSYLVMIIEEVLGVKLKLEAEVNNISADLIELILELRKDAREQKNWALSDKIRDKLLELGIKIKDGKDKTTWTM, from the coding sequence ATGATTAAGATTTACAATACACTGACAGGGCATTTAGATGAATTTAAACCAATAAAAGAAAACGAAGTGTCTATGTATGTCTGTGGACCAACAGTGTATAATTACATTCATATAGGAAATGCAAGACCAGCTATTTTCTTTGATACAGTGAGAAGATATCTAGAATATAGAGGATATAAGGTAACTTATGTTCAAAACTTTACAGATGTTGATGATAAGATGATAAATAAGGCAAATGCTGAAAACGTATCGATAAAAGAAATAGCAGAAAGATATATAAAAGCATACTTTGAAGATACAGCTCAAATAAATTTAAAAGAAGATGGAATGATAAGACCTAAGGCAACTGATAATATAGATGGAATGATAAATATCATCAAATCTTTAGTTGATAAAGGTTATGCCTATGAATCAAATGGAGATGTATATTTTGAAGTAAAAAAATATAAAGAAGGTTATGGAGAACTTTCAAAACAAAATATAGAAGACTTAGAAAGTGGAGCTAGAATAGATGTAAATGAAATAAAAAAAGATGCACTAGACTTTGCTCTATGGAAATCATCTAAACCTAATGAACCAAGTTGGGATTCACCTTGGGGAAAAGGTAGACCTGGTTGGCATATAGAATGCTCAGCTATGTCAAGAAGATATCTAGGGGATAGTTTTGATATACATGGTGGAGGATTGGATTTAATATTCCCACATCATGAAAATGAAATGGCACAATCAAAGTGTGGTTGTGGAGGAACATTTGCAAGATATTGGATGCACAATGGTTACATAAATATAAATGGTGAAAAAATGTCTAAATCATCAGGTTCTTTTGTACTTTTGAGAGATATTTTAAAACATTTTGAAGGTAGAGTTATAAGACTTTTTGTTCTAGGTTCTCATTATAGAAAACCTATGGAATTTTCTGATACAGAATTAAATCAAACAAAATCTTCTCTTGAAAGAATAGAAAATAGTTTAAAGAGAATAAAAGAATTAAATAGAGAAAATTTAGATGGAACAAATGATTGTCAAGAACTTTTAGCAACTAAAAAAGAAATGGAAGCTAAGTTTATAGAAGCTATGGACGAAGATTTCAACACTGCTCAAGCTTTAGGACATGTTTTTGAGTTAGTAAAATCAGTTAACAAAGCTTTAGATGAAGAAAATTTCTCAAAAACTGCTATAGAAGTTTTAGATGAAGTTTATTCATATCTTGTTATGATAATAGAAGAAGTTTTAGGAGTTAAATTAAAATTAGAAGCTGAAGTAAATAATATTTCTGCAGATTTGATAGAACTTATACTTGAACTTAGAAAGGATGCTAGAGAACAAAAGAATTGGGCTCTATCTGATAAAATAAGAGACAAACTTTTAGAATTAGGAATAAAGATAAAAGATGGAAAGGATAAGACTACATGGACAATGTAG
- a CDS encoding Mini-ribonuclease 3 — translation MDNVDKLSTKDIRDYTGLELAFIGDAIWELEIRKHYLQFGYNIPTLNKYVKNKVNARYQSLIYKQIIEELDEEFKVIGKRAKNSNIKTFPKTCTVMEYKEATALEAVIGAMYLLNKEEEIKKIINIVIKGE, via the coding sequence ATGGACAATGTAGACAAATTATCAACAAAGGACATAAGAGATTACACAGGCTTAGAATTGGCATTTATAGGAGATGCTATTTGGGAATTGGAAATAAGAAAACATTATTTACAGTTTGGCTACAATATTCCAACTTTAAATAAGTATGTCAAAAATAAAGTTAATGCAAGATATCAAAGCCTAATCTATAAGCAAATTATAGAAGAACTGGATGAAGAATTTAAGGTCATAGGAAAAAGAGCTAAAAATAGTAATATAAAAACTTTTCCAAAGACCTGTACAGTGATGGAATATAAAGAAGCTACCGCTCTTGAAGCTGTTATTGGAGCAATGTATTTACTTAATAAAGAAGAAGAAATAAAAAAAATTATAAATATAGTTATAAAGGGAGAATAG
- the mreB gene encoding rod shape-determining protein: MGFFNFKANRSIGIDLGTANTLVYSKKHKKIVLNEPSVVAVEKETKKVLAVGNEAREMLGKTPDTIVAVKPLSEGVIADYDITEAMIKYFIKKIFGSYSFFMPEIMICVPIDVTGVEKRAVLEAAISAGAKKAYLIEEARAAALGSGMDIAAPEGNMIIDIGGGSTDVAIISLGGTVVSKTIRVAGNNFDNDIVKYVKKTYNLLIGDRTAEEIKIKIGTALPLEEEETIEVKGRDLLMGLPKVITITSEEVREAIKDSLDQILQCIRTVLEKTPPELAADIVDKGMMMTGGGSLIRNFPEMITKYTNLKVNLAENPLESVVIGAGLALDQIDVLRKIEKAER; encoded by the coding sequence ATGGGATTTTTTAATTTTAAAGCAAACAGAAGTATAGGAATCGACTTAGGAACAGCTAACACGTTGGTATACAGTAAAAAACATAAAAAAATAGTTTTAAATGAACCATCTGTTGTGGCAGTTGAAAAAGAAACAAAAAAAGTATTAGCTGTTGGAAATGAAGCAAGAGAAATGCTTGGAAAGACTCCTGATACAATAGTTGCAGTTAAACCTTTAAGTGAAGGGGTAATCGCAGACTACGATATAACAGAAGCTATGATTAAATACTTTATCAAAAAGATATTTGGTTCATATAGCTTTTTTATGCCAGAAATTATGATATGTGTACCTATTGATGTTACTGGTGTAGAAAAGAGAGCTGTTTTAGAAGCAGCAATATCAGCTGGAGCAAAGAAGGCATACTTAATAGAAGAAGCAAGAGCAGCAGCTCTAGGTTCAGGAATGGATATAGCAGCTCCTGAAGGAAATATGATAATAGATATCGGTGGAGGATCTACTGACGTAGCTATAATCTCTTTAGGTGGAACAGTTGTAAGTAAGACTATAAGAGTTGCAGGAAACAACTTTGACAATGATATAGTAAAATATGTAAAGAAAACATATAATCTTTTAATTGGAGATAGAACAGCAGAAGAAATAAAAATAAAAATAGGGACAGCTTTACCTTTAGAAGAAGAAGAAACAATAGAAGTAAAAGGTAGAGATTTATTAATGGGATTACCTAAAGTTATAACTATAACTTCTGAAGAAGTAAGAGAAGCTATAAAAGACTCTTTAGATCAAATATTACAATGTATAAGAACTGTTCTTGAAAAAACTCCACCTGAATTAGCAGCTGATATAGTTGATAAAGGTATGATGATGACAGGAGGAGGTTCATTAATCAGAAACTTCCCTGAAATGATAACAAAATATACTAACTTAAAAGTAAACTTAGCAGAAAATCCATTGGAAAGTGTTGTTATAGGAGCAGGACTTGCTTTAGATCAAATCGATGTTCTTAGAAAAATAGAAAAGGCTGAAAGATAA